A single Desulfovibrio gilichinskyi DNA region contains:
- the uppS gene encoding polyprenyl diphosphate synthase → MMPRHVAIIMDGNGRWAKARDLSRSEGHKAGTEAAKAIVEKSRELGIKHLTLYTFSKENWARPKDEIAQLFNLLTVFLKKELLNLCEQDIRLKVLGELSDFPFGVKQVVAHTIKKTQHCSSMTLNLALNYSGRDELVRACKKLISSGLREDQITQKAISENLYTAGQPDPDLIIRTSGEQRLSNYLLFQAAYSELYFTDVYWPDFTPDELEKALADFTKRQRRFGKTGDQL, encoded by the coding sequence ATGATGCCCCGACACGTAGCCATCATTATGGATGGTAATGGTAGATGGGCAAAGGCTAGAGACCTTTCGCGCAGCGAAGGTCATAAAGCCGGCACTGAAGCAGCTAAAGCTATTGTAGAAAAAAGCCGTGAACTCGGTATTAAACATTTGACCCTGTACACTTTCTCCAAGGAGAACTGGGCAAGGCCAAAAGACGAAATAGCGCAGCTCTTCAATCTGCTGACAGTTTTTTTAAAAAAAGAACTGCTAAACCTGTGTGAGCAGGACATACGCTTAAAAGTTTTGGGAGAGCTTTCTGACTTCCCATTCGGCGTAAAGCAGGTTGTTGCCCATACCATAAAGAAGACTCAGCATTGCAGCTCAATGACATTAAACCTTGCACTGAATTATTCAGGCAGGGATGAATTGGTGCGAGCTTGTAAAAAACTAATATCTTCGGGACTGCGGGAAGATCAGATCACCCAGAAAGCTATTTCCGAAAATTTGTATACAGCCGGACAGCCGGACCCTGATTTAATTATCCGCACCAGCGGAGAGCAGCGGCTTTCAAATTATTTACTGTTTCAGGCTGCATATTCTGAGTTATACTTTACTGATGTGTATTGGCCGGACTTTACTCCAGATGAATTGGAAAAAGCTTTAGCCGACTTTACTAAAAGACAGCGTCGTTTCGGAAAAACCGGCGACCAGCTCTAA
- the frr gene encoding ribosome recycling factor: MINEVMSDGIKRMEGALTSLSGDFVRLRTGRASTGLIDHVKVDYYGTPTPINQLASVAVPDSRTITIQPWDKGAFALIDKALLKSDLGLNPVNDGKLIRISIPPLTEERRKDLVKVAKKFTEDSKVAIRNVRRDMNDTFKKLEKDKDINEDEMHKSQDDVQKLTDDFIKKCDDLFLAKEKEILEI, from the coding sequence ATGATTAATGAAGTTATGTCAGATGGCATTAAAAGAATGGAAGGAGCTCTAACCAGTCTTAGCGGTGACTTTGTAAGACTGCGCACAGGAAGAGCTTCAACCGGCCTGATAGATCATGTTAAGGTTGATTACTATGGAACTCCCACTCCGATAAACCAGCTGGCTTCAGTTGCTGTGCCGGATTCCCGCACAATTACTATACAGCCATGGGATAAAGGAGCATTCGCTCTGATTGATAAGGCACTCCTTAAATCCGACTTAGGACTTAACCCGGTTAACGACGGAAAACTTATTCGTATCAGCATTCCGCCTTTAACTGAAGAGCGTCGTAAAGATCTCGTAAAAGTTGCTAAAAAATTCACTGAAGATTCTAAAGTGGCTATCCGCAACGTCCGCCGCGACATGAATGATACATTTAAGAAACTTGAAAAAGATAAAGATATCAACGAAGATGAAATGCATAAATCACAAGATGATGTGCAAAAGCTTACTGACGACTTTATCAAAAAATGTGATGACCTCTTTTTAGCAAAAGAAAAGGAAATTCTGGAAATATAA
- the pyrH gene encoding UMP kinase, with product MDKLHYSRVMIKLSGEALAGDQQFGIEPAAINKFCREIAAVAKTGVQVALVIGGGNIFRGLSASAKGMDRSSADYMGMLATVMNALAVQDALEKLDCDTRVLSAIPMQAVAEPYIRRRAIRHLEKGRVVICAAGTGNPFFTTDTAAALRAMELKAEAIIKATKVDGVYDKDPMKHSDAVKFESITYIETLEKRIGVMDSTAISLAMDNNLPIIVFNLFEEGNISRVVRGEKIGTIVHGGKND from the coding sequence ATGGACAAATTGCACTATTCACGAGTAATGATCAAACTCAGCGGTGAAGCTCTCGCCGGGGATCAGCAGTTCGGTATTGAACCTGCGGCAATCAACAAGTTCTGTAGAGAAATTGCAGCTGTAGCCAAAACCGGAGTACAGGTTGCTTTAGTTATCGGCGGCGGAAATATTTTTAGAGGTTTATCCGCTTCTGCTAAAGGAATGGACAGATCTTCAGCCGACTACATGGGAATGCTCGCAACTGTGATGAATGCCCTTGCTGTTCAGGACGCACTTGAAAAACTTGACTGCGACACACGAGTTTTATCAGCTATCCCGATGCAGGCTGTTGCGGAACCATACATACGCCGCAGAGCTATCCGCCATCTTGAAAAAGGACGCGTAGTCATTTGTGCTGCCGGAACAGGTAATCCCTTTTTCACAACAGATACAGCCGCAGCTCTCAGAGCAATGGAACTTAAGGCCGAAGCTATTATTAAAGCTACCAAAGTCGACGGTGTCTATGATAAAGACCCAATGAAACATTCAGATGCAGTTAAATTTGAATCTATCACTTATATTGAAACCCTTGAAAAACGGATCGGGGTTATGGACTCCACAGCTATTTCATTAGCCATGGATAACAACCTGCCCATAATTGTCTTCAACCTTTTTGAAGAAGGTAACATCTCAAGGGTTGTCAGAGGTGAAAAGATCGGAACAATTGTTCATGGAGGAAAGAATGATTAA
- the tsf gene encoding translation elongation factor Ts, protein MAAITAQMVKALRELTGVGMMDCKKALAECDGDQEKAITYLREKGLSKAAKKAGRATSEGLIGSYMHSNGKLSAIVEVKCETDFVAKSDQFIQLAKDVAMQIAATNPICVSPEELPQDILEKEKAIYLQQSIEEGKPANIAEKIVVGRIQKYYKEVCLLEQPFIKDDKKTIKDLVNETIAILGENMQIGRFARINLAEAASGAEEAEEE, encoded by the coding sequence ATGGCTGCTATTACTGCCCAGATGGTAAAAGCCCTGCGTGAACTTACCGGCGTAGGTATGATGGATTGTAAGAAAGCTCTCGCTGAATGTGATGGTGATCAAGAAAAAGCTATCACTTACCTTCGCGAAAAAGGACTTTCTAAAGCTGCTAAAAAAGCCGGACGTGCTACAAGTGAAGGACTTATCGGTTCTTACATGCACAGCAACGGTAAGCTTTCTGCTATAGTTGAAGTTAAATGTGAAACTGACTTTGTTGCTAAATCCGACCAGTTCATTCAGCTTGCTAAAGACGTTGCTATGCAGATTGCTGCTACCAACCCTATCTGTGTAAGCCCTGAAGAACTTCCTCAGGACATTCTTGAAAAAGAAAAAGCAATTTATCTTCAGCAGTCTATTGAAGAAGGTAAACCTGCTAATATTGCTGAAAAGATCGTTGTTGGACGTATTCAGAAATATTACAAAGAAGTATGTCTTCTTGAACAGCCTTTTATTAAAGACGACAAGAAAACAATTAAAGATCTCGTTAACGAAACCATCGCTATTCTCGGTGAGAATATGCAGATCGGTCGATTCGCACGCATCAACCTTGCTGAAGCAGCAAGTGGTGCAGAAGAAGCCGAAGAAGAATAA
- the rpsB gene encoding 30S ribosomal protein S2: MAYVTMKQMLETGVHFGHQTRRWNPKMRPYIFGARNGIHIMDLQQTVKLFRKAHDFISDSVAKGGKVLFIGTKRQAQEAVATEAARAGMFHVTHRWMGGTLTNFQTIKRRIDRLKNLEEMFEDGSIKRFPKKEIVMMGREVKKLTLALGGIKDLNGSPAVAFVIDPKREHIAILECRKLGIPVVAVVDSNCDPDLVDYIIPGNDDAIRAIKLFAAHMADACIEGAARRKEDTTMVEEKVKATEKAVAPEVEAEETAQGED; the protein is encoded by the coding sequence ATGGCTTATGTAACTATGAAACAAATGCTGGAAACAGGCGTTCATTTCGGTCACCAGACTCGCAGATGGAATCCTAAAATGCGTCCTTACATCTTTGGCGCACGTAACGGAATCCATATCATGGACCTCCAGCAGACTGTTAAACTTTTCCGTAAAGCTCACGATTTCATTTCTGACTCTGTTGCAAAAGGCGGAAAAGTCCTTTTCATCGGAACCAAACGTCAGGCTCAGGAAGCTGTTGCAACTGAAGCTGCACGCGCAGGAATGTTTCATGTAACACATCGTTGGATGGGTGGAACTCTCACCAACTTCCAGACAATCAAACGTCGTATTGATCGCCTTAAAAACCTTGAAGAAATGTTCGAAGACGGTTCCATCAAACGCTTCCCTAAAAAGGAAATCGTAATGATGGGCCGCGAGGTTAAAAAACTTACCCTCGCACTCGGCGGTATTAAAGATCTCAACGGATCTCCAGCTGTCGCATTCGTCATTGACCCCAAGCGTGAACATATTGCTATTCTTGAATGCCGCAAACTCGGTATCCCGGTAGTTGCTGTTGTTGACTCTAATTGTGACCCTGACCTGGTTGATTACATCATCCCAGGTAACGATGACGCTATCCGCGCTATCAAGCTGTTCGCAGCTCACATGGCTGACGCTTGCATCGAAGGCGCAGCTCGTCGCAAAGAAGACACAACTATGGTTGAAGAAAAAGTCAAAGCAACTGAAAAAGCTGTTGCTCCTGAAGTTGAAGCTGAAGAAACCGCTCAAGGGGAAGATTAA
- a CDS encoding fumarylacetoacetate hydrolase family protein has product MKVFRIKHNESIFYATIEDNIFFKPLLSKNNKKNLIPVAECTILPIAVPSKIICAGLNYHEHARELNMEIPEEPMIFFKPPSAIIGNGDKIVIPAMSEHVDFEGELAIIIGQTGKNILPENVAKHIFGYTCANDVTARDLQKKDKVFARAKGFDTFAPIGPCIETGITDPNSLSLRTIVNGKVRQEGNTSDMIYSPAQLISFISHVMTLTPGDVILTGTPPGIGPLSPGDEVEVEIEGIGILSNTVINYESIRTPVQ; this is encoded by the coding sequence ATGAAAGTCTTCAGAATTAAACACAACGAGTCCATCTTTTACGCAACGATCGAGGATAATATTTTTTTCAAGCCGCTGCTGTCAAAAAATAACAAGAAGAATCTTATTCCGGTTGCGGAATGCACAATACTTCCTATAGCAGTTCCTTCAAAAATAATATGCGCCGGGCTTAACTATCACGAGCATGCCCGTGAACTGAATATGGAAATCCCCGAAGAACCGATGATTTTCTTTAAACCTCCGTCCGCTATCATCGGTAACGGTGATAAAATTGTTATTCCCGCTATGTCCGAGCATGTTGATTTTGAAGGTGAGTTGGCAATTATAATAGGTCAGACCGGGAAAAATATACTGCCGGAAAATGTGGCAAAACATATCTTCGGATATACCTGTGCCAACGATGTGACAGCCAGAGATCTTCAAAAAAAAGATAAAGTTTTCGCGAGAGCTAAAGGATTTGATACTTTCGCCCCGATTGGACCATGCATTGAAACCGGAATTACCGATCCCAATTCTCTGTCACTCAGAACAATTGTCAACGGTAAAGTCAGGCAGGAAGGTAATACCTCCGACATGATATACTCTCCGGCGCAGCTTATCAGTTTTATCTCACATGTCATGACTCTCACCCCGGGTGATGTTATATTGACCGGCACTCCTCCCGGAATCGGACCTTTATCACCGGGAGACGAGGTTGAGGTGGAAATAGAAGGCATAGGTATTTTATCCAATACAGTAATAAATTATGAATCTATCCGCACACCTGTGCAATAG